The Planococcus versutus genome contains a region encoding:
- a CDS encoding UDP-glucose dehydrogenase family protein — MKIAVIGTGYVGLVTGVSLSEIGHDVVCIDVNKEKIKKMRQGISPIYEPGLSEMMMKNSAAKRLSFTNDHRTGMQQADVIYIAVGTPEDPDGSADLSFVDEASKNIAECIDHNVIVVTKSTVPVGTNHRIKEIINSRLMGRFTVEVVSNPEFLKEGSAIYDSFHGDRIVIGAENEHAFGVIEQINQPFNIPIFKTDIKSAEMIKYASNAFLATKISFINEISNICELVGANIESVSVGMGLDQRIGSQFLKAGIGYGGSCFPKDTKALIQIAGNVEYEFELLKGVVNVNKMQQGILIRKLKECVSDISGKKIAVLGLSFKPNTDDLRESASILITEELIKQGALVMAYDPIAMENAKSILNPLVCYASSIEEAVENSEAALIITDWDEIKNVDLTVFAKMKNPLVIDGRNCFSINEMAKNKVEYRSIGRPFTPQLVEAAPI; from the coding sequence ATGAAAATTGCAGTTATAGGTACGGGTTATGTCGGGTTGGTGACGGGTGTGAGCTTGTCTGAAATCGGTCACGATGTAGTCTGTATCGATGTAAATAAAGAAAAAATTAAAAAAATGAGACAAGGCATATCACCTATTTATGAGCCAGGATTAAGTGAAATGATGATGAAAAATAGTGCCGCTAAACGCTTGAGTTTTACAAATGATCACCGAACGGGGATGCAGCAAGCAGACGTTATTTATATTGCTGTAGGAACACCAGAAGATCCAGATGGTTCTGCAGATTTGTCTTTTGTAGATGAAGCATCTAAAAACATTGCTGAGTGCATTGATCACAATGTGATTGTGGTTACTAAAAGTACAGTTCCGGTCGGGACTAACCATCGGATTAAAGAAATCATTAATTCGCGTTTGATGGGAAGGTTTACTGTCGAAGTGGTTTCTAATCCTGAATTTTTAAAAGAAGGCTCAGCTATTTATGATTCATTTCATGGAGATCGAATTGTCATTGGAGCGGAAAACGAACATGCATTTGGAGTCATCGAGCAAATAAATCAGCCATTTAATATACCTATTTTTAAAACGGACATTAAAAGTGCGGAAATGATTAAGTATGCATCTAATGCTTTCTTAGCAACCAAAATTAGTTTTATCAACGAAATTTCTAACATATGCGAATTAGTGGGAGCTAATATAGAAAGTGTTTCAGTTGGTATGGGCTTGGATCAACGAATCGGTAGTCAATTTTTAAAAGCGGGAATTGGCTATGGCGGATCGTGTTTTCCAAAAGACACAAAAGCTTTGATCCAAATTGCGGGGAATGTCGAATATGAATTCGAGTTACTAAAAGGTGTTGTAAACGTTAATAAAATGCAACAAGGAATACTAATTCGAAAACTAAAAGAATGTGTGTCTGATATTTCTGGTAAAAAAATTGCAGTGCTTGGTCTTTCGTTCAAGCCCAATACAGACGACTTGCGAGAGTCTGCTTCTATTTTAATAACAGAAGAATTAATCAAACAAGGCGCTTTAGTTATGGCGTATGATCCGATTGCTATGGAGAATGCGAAATCTATTCTTAATCCGTTAGTTTGCTATGCATCATCAATTGAAGAAGCCGTTGAAAACAGTGAAGCAGCACTAATCATAACAGATTGGGACGAAATAAAAAATGTAGACTTGACTGTGTTTGCTAAGATGAAAAATCCACTCGTGATCGATGGACGAAATTGTTTTTCAATTAATGAAATGGCGAAGAACAAAGTAGAATATCGTTCGATTGGCAGGCCGTTTACGCCACAGTTGGTCGAAGCTGCGCCCATCTAA
- the galU gene encoding UTP--glucose-1-phosphate uridylyltransferase GalU, whose product MKKVTKAIIPAAGLGTRFLPVTKAMPKEMLPIVDKPTIQYIVEEAIASGIEDIIIVTGKGKRAIEDHFDKNFELEDNLFKKGKFDLLEKVQHTSNVEIHYIRQKEPKGLGHAVWSARKFIGNEPFAVLLGDDIVKAEKPCLKQLIDQYDKKQASVIGVQQVPDHETHRYGIIEPKANEGRCYEVSNFVEKPKPGTAPSNLAIMGRYILEPEIFDFLSTQRAGAGGEIQLTDAIQRLNEVKSVYAYDFEGKRYDVGEMLGFLRTTIEFALDSPEFGQDVENIINELMAGKTAAPLT is encoded by the coding sequence ATGAAAAAAGTAACGAAAGCAATCATACCAGCTGCAGGTCTTGGAACTCGATTTTTACCAGTAACGAAAGCAATGCCAAAAGAAATGTTACCAATCGTCGATAAGCCAACAATTCAATATATTGTAGAAGAAGCAATTGCTTCGGGGATTGAAGACATCATCATTGTGACTGGTAAAGGAAAACGCGCGATTGAAGATCACTTTGATAAAAATTTTGAACTAGAAGATAATTTATTTAAAAAAGGGAAGTTCGACTTGTTAGAAAAAGTTCAACACACGTCGAATGTGGAAATTCATTATATTCGTCAAAAAGAACCTAAAGGATTGGGACATGCGGTCTGGAGCGCTCGGAAATTTATTGGAAATGAACCTTTTGCAGTGTTATTAGGAGACGATATTGTAAAAGCTGAAAAGCCATGTTTAAAGCAACTGATAGATCAATACGATAAAAAACAAGCTTCTGTTATAGGAGTTCAGCAAGTACCCGATCATGAAACACATCGTTACGGCATTATCGAGCCCAAAGCAAATGAAGGACGCTGCTACGAAGTTAGTAATTTTGTTGAAAAACCAAAGCCAGGAACAGCTCCTTCAAATTTGGCTATTATGGGACGGTATATTTTGGAACCCGAAATATTTGACTTTCTTAGCACACAACGTGCAGGAGCGGGTGGAGAAATTCAATTGACAGATGCGATTCAAAGACTCAATGAAGTAAAGTCTGTTTATGCTTATGACTTCGAAGGCAAGCGCTACGATGTCGGAGAAATGCTTGGGTTTTTGAGAACCACAATTGAATTTGCGTTAGACAGTCCAGAGTTCGGCCAAGATGTAGAAAACATCATTAATGAACTAATGGCTGGAAAAACAGCTGCACCACTAACTTAG
- the manA gene encoding mannose-6-phosphate isomerase, class I encodes MYKEPVFLKPVFQERIWGGGKLQKLFDYDIPSQTTGEAWVISAHENGPSIVMNGQLKGMSLKEIWQGYPQLFGFDIADSEFPLLVKILDANDQLSVQVHPDDFYAKELVSQPSGKTECWYILDCDEGAEIIIGHQAKSREEFQRLVVNGEWGNLFQSLKVKKGDFVYVPSGTLHSIGKGIVILETQQSSDITFRLYDYDRVDGEGKKRELHLEQAMAVMTCPHKEVVQDNVKEQLNNLESTRLIQGEYFTVYHWKLGGKAEIPVKNSFLLVSVINGVGQIVTEESISTVKKGDNFIVPATIGDYFIDGDLELIVSHT; translated from the coding sequence ATGTATAAAGAACCCGTTTTTTTAAAACCGGTTTTTCAAGAACGGATTTGGGGTGGAGGGAAACTTCAGAAATTATTCGATTACGATATCCCTTCACAAACGACGGGAGAAGCGTGGGTTATTTCTGCACATGAAAATGGTCCGTCGATCGTAATGAATGGTCAGTTGAAAGGTATGAGTTTAAAAGAAATTTGGCAAGGCTATCCGCAATTGTTTGGATTTGATATAGCAGATAGTGAATTTCCATTACTTGTGAAAATTCTCGATGCAAATGATCAATTATCTGTTCAAGTACATCCTGATGATTTCTATGCAAAAGAACTTGTATCACAGCCTAGTGGGAAAACAGAATGCTGGTATATATTGGATTGTGATGAAGGCGCTGAAATCATTATTGGCCATCAAGCAAAATCCAGAGAAGAATTTCAACGTCTAGTCGTTAACGGAGAATGGGGAAATCTTTTTCAAAGTTTAAAGGTGAAAAAAGGTGATTTTGTCTATGTTCCAAGCGGAACCTTGCATTCAATCGGTAAAGGCATTGTGATTTTAGAAACACAACAAAGTTCCGATATCACATTCCGGCTTTATGACTATGACCGCGTTGATGGAGAAGGTAAAAAACGCGAACTGCATTTAGAACAGGCGATGGCAGTTATGACATGTCCACATAAAGAAGTGGTGCAAGACAATGTGAAAGAACAATTAAATAATTTAGAATCGACTCGTTTAATCCAAGGAGAATACTTTACCGTTTATCATTGGAAACTGGGTGGAAAAGCTGAGATACCTGTAAAAAATAGTTTTCTATTAGTTAGTGTCATCAATGGTGTTGGACAAATTGTCACAGAAGAGAGTATATCTACTGTAAAAAAAGGTGATAACTTTATTGTGCCAGCAACAATTGGAGATTACTTTATTGACGGCGATCTAGAATTGATTGTTTCTCACACATAG